The window CTATCTAATGCTAATTCATAATGGGAAATAGCTTTTTGATATTCTTTATTTTCTAAATAAGCATCTGCTAGATTTATTTTATTCTGAAACGTTTCTGAAAACTCCAGTTTCTTTTCTAAATCTTTTATTTTTTTTGTTGGATTAATTAGTGTTACCAATTCATTCGTCACTTTTTCTGCACCACGTTTGTTATACACTTGGGTTATTAAATAAATAACACATCCAATAAATGGTAAAAAAATAATTAAGAATATCCAATAGTATTCATTTCTATTTTTAATAAGGTGATAAATACAATAGGCTTGTAAAGCTACTATTAGATAATAAGGCATAAATGTTAAATAATTTTTAAAGCATTAAAAATAGCAAAGTAAAAGCTAAAAGTTTTGTATTTTAAGAGTAAATCAAATTTACAAACATTATTTATGGGAAAAGGAGATAAAAAAACAAAACGCGGAAAAATAAACAGAGGTACTTTTGGAGCTAGAAGACCAAGAATAAAAAAACGCGTTCGAACAGAAAATAAAATTAATGTGAATAAAAAAGTAAAGATTTAATTACTACATTTTTTTTAAAACTATTTACCAATAGAATCCTGCCTTCGCAGAAACTGGACTACCTAATAAACATTAAATTGTTTTCTGTAGACATGGCTTCGCTAAAACCATAACCTTCGTAATTAAAACCTTTTAAATCTTCTATGGTTTTGGCATTGGTATCTACAATATATCTTGCCATAGCACCTCTTGCTTGCTTTGCAAAAAACGAAATCACTTTATACTCGCCATTTTTTAAATCTTTAAAATTCGCAGTAATCACTGGTACTTTTAATGCTTTTACATCTACAGCTTTAAAATACTCGTTACTAGCAAGGTTTAAAAACAACTCGTCGTCTTCCAGTTCCTCATTTAATGCTTTTGTCACTTTCTTTTTCCAGAACTCATACAAATTTTTGTTTTTACCAATAGGCATTTTCGTTCCCATTTCTAATCGGTAAGCTTGCATTAAGTCTAATGGCTTTAATACACCATATAAACCAGAAAGGATACGTACCGTATCTTGTAAAGTATCTAGTTTTTCTATTGGAATAGTACTAGCATTTAAACCTTTATACACATCTCCTGAAAACGTATAGACTGCTGGTCTTGCATTTTCTTTAGTAAACGGTAATTGCCATTCTTGATTACGTTCGTAATTTAGTTGTCCTAAATTATCTGAAATATGCATAAGCGTAGATAGGCTTTTTGCCGATTTCTTTTTTAGTAATTTATTTAAGCGTTCTGCTTCGTTTAAAAAAGTTGCTTCTGTGCTTTTTGTGGTTGGTAATTGCGTTTCAAAGTCTAAGGACTTTGCTGGAGATAGTACTAGTTTCATATTTATTTCCTGCGAAAGCAGGAATCTCATTAAAGGTTAATAATTTCTTCTTCTTTATGTTCATTTTGCCTTGATGCAAACCCTTCGTCTACGCTCAGGATAAACCAAGCCAAAAGATCACAATCAAAATTAGGAAATTGCTAAAGCAACATTCTCTTTCGAGATTGCGTGCTTGAAGCTGCGCTTCGCATCTTCATCTCTTCGTTCTTTATTTCTGAATTTTGATGTTTTCCGACTATGTCGGAATTTCAAGTACGAAAATAATATAATTTATTATTTCATAACTTCTTTACGAATTTACAAATAGTACACAATTAAAGAAAGTTGAAGCAATAGTAATTTTATATGCTAAAATATAATTTAACTATGAAATGGAATTTGCGTTAGTGATTGCAGTGATATCCTTTTTTGTGTCCGTTCGAGTGATGCGACCAAAGGAGCATTGTATCGAGAACACGAAAAAAAGATTTAACGAAAAGCACGACATTTTTTTCCTGCGAGGTTTTAAAAACCTTGTAGGTATAAAAATGGAACGCCCAACTTCACATTAGTTCCGTTGGGCAATCCTATTCTTTAAACATCTATTTATTAATGATCGACATGCTTGGAATAGTGTCTCCACTTTTCGATACATTGTTGGATATCTTCTGGGATCTCGGACTCAAAACTCATAAACTCATTGGTTTTAGGATGTACAAAACCTAAGGTTTTTGCATGCAGTGCTTGTCTT is drawn from Lacinutrix sp. WUR7 and contains these coding sequences:
- a CDS encoding 30S ribosomal protein THX, whose amino-acid sequence is MGKGDKKTKRGKINRGTFGARRPRIKKRVRTENKINVNKKVKI
- the yaaA gene encoding peroxide stress protein YaaA; this translates as MKLVLSPAKSLDFETQLPTTKSTEATFLNEAERLNKLLKKKSAKSLSTLMHISDNLGQLNYERNQEWQLPFTKENARPAVYTFSGDVYKGLNASTIPIEKLDTLQDTVRILSGLYGVLKPLDLMQAYRLEMGTKMPIGKNKNLYEFWKKKVTKALNEELEDDELFLNLASNEYFKAVDVKALKVPVITANFKDLKNGEYKVISFFAKQARGAMARYIVDTNAKTIEDLKGFNYEGYGFSEAMSTENNLMFIR